DNA from Frateuria edaphi:
ATGCCCATCTCGGGATAGCGGCCACCGTCGCTGTCATGGATGTCGTAGTCACCGCCGTTCCACTGCGGATCGAGCCGGATCGCCTCGCGTTGCAGCGAGCGGATGGCGATGGCGAAGGGTTGCGCCTGCGGCGCGGTGTCCACGCTGATGTGCGCGCGCACGCTATCCGGGTGCAGGACCATATAGGCCAGCGCGCCCATCCCGCCCATCGAACAGCCGATGAGGCAGGCCAGCTGTTCGATGCCGAGGCCGTTGCGCACCAGATCGAAGGCGGCGTTGGCGACATCCTCCAGCGCCAGCTCCGGGAAGCGCAGACGGTAGGGCTCGCCGGTGGCCGGGTCGATCGAAGCCGGGCAGGTCGAGCCCTTGTCGCTGCCCAGCGAGTTCACGCAGATCACGAACCATCGATCGGTGTCGATCGCCTTGCCCGGACCGAGCATCTCCTCCCACCAGCCGGGCGTCGGGTCGTCTGCGTTGGAGGCGGCGTGCGCACTGGGCGAGAGACCGGTGAGGATCAGCACGGCGTTGTCGCGGTTCTGCCTCAGCTGACCCCAGGTTTCGTACGCGACCCGCGCCCCCTGCAACTGGCCGCCGCGCTTCATCGCGAATGGCGAGGGCAGGGCATGGTGGCGACGGGCGTCGGGCGCGTGCGTGGTCATGGGTGGACCTTGTCGATGACGATCCGGATCGGCCCGGTCTGATCCACCGCCACCACGCCGGCATCCCCCTCCAGGTCGCCGGCCTGGGCGATGGCCTGGCCGCTGGCGCTGATTCGCGCGCCGACGAGCACCTTGTCCGCCGAGGAGAGCTTCAGCTGCGGCGCCATCGCCATGGCGTCGGTCAGCGTGACCGTGGTTGGCAACTGCGAAGCCTCCAGCCGTGCCACGGCAAGCGGCATCGGTGGTCCCCGTTCGGCGCGCGCGTAGACGAAAAGCGCGGCGCCGGGCTTGAGCTTGTCGCGCAACGCGGGGGCAAGCTGCACCTTCACCGTGAGGCGGGGGCCTTCGACGTTGGTGGCGGAGGCCGGTTTCCCGCCGGCACGCGCTTCGGCCACGGCGATCTGCTCGGTCACCGCCTTGGCCACGTTGGAGCCCGGCTCCAACAATGGTTGCAGGCGGCGCCAGGTGGCGGCCGAGGCGGCGTAATCCTCGTGCTGGAACTGGCTGATGCCGAGCAGCCAAAGACCGCGCTGGTTGGCTGGATCGGACTGCACCGCCTGCTTGAGCAGATCGAGGGCACGGCCCTCGATGCGGTGGTCGTCGCGAACCATCGAATCGGCCTCGGCCCATCCGACCATCGCCGCGCCATTCTTCGGATCCAGGCGCAGCGCCTGGTCGTAGGCTTCGCGCGCTTGCGCGTTCTGGTGAAGGGCCGCCTCGGTCTGTGCCAGCAACATCCAGCCCTGCAGGTCACCCGGCTGCTGCTTGAGATGGTCGCGCAGCTCGGTGACAGCCTGGTCGATGTCCATCGACGGCTGTGCCGCAACGCCGTCGAGTGCCACCGGCGTTCCCACCAGCAGATAGATCCCGCCAGCGGCCAGGGGCACGACGAAGGCGACCGCCAGCACCACTGCGAACAGGCCGCCAGGGCGGCCCTGGCGCCGACCGTGCCGCACCAGTGGCCAGAGCAGCAGCGCGAGCGCCGCCGCGATCATCGCGGCAGCGATCAGGTAGAACGCGAGCTTCACCAATCGTCCCCTTGTTCGATCGTGGCGTTGTCGACCAGCCGGCTGTCGATGCGTGTGGCGCGGCCGCGCTTGCGGATGGTCATCAGTACGACCGCGCCACCCATCAGCAGGAACAACGCGGGACCGAACCAGAGCAGCCAGGTGGACGGCTTGACCGGCGGGTCGTACAGCACGAAGTCGGAGTACCGGTCGACCAGGTATTGCTTGATCTGGTCATCCGTCTTGCCCTGCTGCATCAGGCCGAACACCTCATGGCGCAGATCGCGCGCCAGGTCGGCGTTGGAGTCGGCGAGGTTCTCGTTCTGGCAGACCAGGCAGCGCAGCTGGCGCGTCAGGTTCTGGAATCGGATTTCCTGGGCGTGATCCTTGAAGGGCAGCGGGTCGATCGCCTGGGCGTTGGCCATGCCCGAGAACGCGATGAACAGCGCGAAGAGCAACTGCAGGAGCGCCCCCGGGCGCGGCCCGCATGCCGCGCGCCCGCGCCCAAGGGCACTCCGGCAGGGAAGCAGGACGCTCATGGCGCCTCCTGCTTGAGCTGCGCGATCAGCGGCTTGAGCTCGCGCTCGATCACTTCGGGCGTGAACGGCCCGATGTGCTTGTAGCGGATCGTACCCCTGGCATCGATCAGGAAGCTTTCCGGCGCGCCGTACACGCCAAAGTCGATAGCGGTGCGGCCGGGCTGGTCGGCGATCACCATGTCGTACGGATTGCCGTGCTGGGCAAGCCAGGCCTTGGCATCCTCGGGCGCGTCCTTGTAATCGTAACCGACCAATGGAACCCCCAGAGTGCGGCCTTCGGCCATGAGCACCGGATGCTCCTCGCCGCAGGCGATGCACCAGCTGGCGAACACGTTGACCAGGTAAGGCTTGCCCAGCATCGAGGCCTTGCTGACCGTCCTGGCCGGGTCGTCCAGCAACGGCAGAACGAACTCGGGCGCCGGCTTGCCGATCAGTGGCGATGGCACCTCGCGCGGGTCATGCCGGGTGTTCCACCAGATGCCGAAACCAAACAGACCCACCAGCATCAGGAAGCCGATCAGCGGCAGCGAACGGCTCATGCACGTGATTCCTCGACCGGGAGGACGGGCTCGGCCGGAACCTTGGCGGCCGAGCGTCTGGCCCGGAAGCGCTTGTCCGCGCCGGCCACGAAACCGCCCAGCATCATGAACAGGCCACCTGCCCAGATCCAGCGCACGAACGGCTTGGCGTAGAGCCGCAGCGCCCAGGCGCCTTCGAGCTTGTTCGGATCCATTGGCTCGCCGAGGGCCACATAGAGATCGCGGGTGACGCCCGGGTCGATCGCCGATTCGGTCTGCACCTGACCGCGCGGATAGGTACGCTTCTGCGGGTGCATGACGTCGATCGTCTTGCCGTCACGCATCACCGTGACCGTGCCTTGCTCGGCATGCCAGTTGGGACCGCGGGTGGCGTCCACGCCATCGAAGCGGAACGTGTAGGCGCCCACGGTCTGCGTATCGCCCGGCGCCATGCGCACGTCGCGGGTGACGCTCAGGGACTCGGACAGCAGCACGCCGACAAGGAACACGCCCAGGCCGAAATGCGCCAGCAGCATGCCGGCCATCTCGGCGGGGTAGCGCCGCCCGCGCGGCATCTCGCGCCAGCGCTTGTAGACGTAAAGCAGCGTTCCGACGCCGCACCACACCGCCGCTGCCACGCCGGCGATCGCCTTCGCCTGGCCCTGCACGAAGAACGCGGCCACGATCGCGCACGCGACCGCGGCGATCGTCACCCGCAGCAGCACGCTCTTGAGCGGGCCGGCCTCGCTCTTGCCCCAGCGCAGGAACGGACCGAACGGCAACAACAGGACCACCGGCAGCATCAGCAGCGGGAACAGGAAGCCGAAGTAGGGCGGGCCGACCGATATCTTGCCCAGGTGCAGCGCGTCCCCGATCAGCGGGAACAGCGTGCCCAGCAGCACCATGGCAGCGGCCACGGTGAACATCAGGTTGGCGATCAGGATCACCGTCTCCCGCGAGAGCAACGCGAACGACTTGCCGCCGGCGACTTTCGGCGCACGCACCGCGTACAGCAGCAGCGAACCGCCGATCACGATCGCCAGGAAGGCCAGGATGTACAGGCCGCGGCGCGGGTCGGAGGCGAACGCATGCACGCTGGTCAGCACGCCCGAGCGCACCAGGAAGGTACCCAGCAGCGACAGCGAGAAAGCGAAGATCGAAAGCAGGATCGTCCATGCGCGGAGTGAACCGCGCTTCTCGGTCACCGCCTGCGCATGGATCAGCGCCACGCCCACCAGCCACGGCATGAAACTGGCGTTCTCGACCGGATCCCAGAACCACCAACCACCCCAGCCCAGCTCCGCGTAGGCCCACCAGCTGCCGGCGACGATGCCGCAGGTGAGGAACGCCCAGGCGGCGTTGGTCCACGGTCGGGCCCAACGCACCCAGCCCTGTTCCAGCGAGCCGCCCAGCAGCGCGGCGATGGAGAAGGCGAAGGCCACCGAGAAGCCCACGTAGCCCATGTACAGAACGGGCGGGTGGAAGGTCATGCCTGGGTCCTGCAGCACCGGGTTCAGGTCGCCACCGTCAGGCGGCATGGGCAACAGGCGCGCGAAGGGATTGGAGGTGAAGACGATGAAGGCCAGGAAGCCGACCGCCACGATGCCGAGCACGCCCAGCACGCGCGCCAGGAACTCCTCCGGCAACTGGCGGCTGAAGGCGGCCAGTGCGACCGTCCAGACGTTGAGGATCAGCACCCACAGCAGCATCGAACCTTCGTGCGCGCCCCATACCGCAGCGATGCGGTAGTACCAGGGCAGGGCAAGGTTCGAGTTGTCGGCTACGTACTGGACCGAGAAATCGAACGTCAGAAACGCCCACACCAGCAGGCCGAACGCCAGCGCCACGAATACCGCCTGGCCTGCGGCGGCCGGGCGCGCGGTGGCCATCAGCGCGCGATTGCCGCGCCAGGCGCCGACCAGCGGAAGCACGCCTTGCGCCAGGGCGAGCAGCATGGCGAGGATGAGGGCGAGCTGGCCAAGTTCGGGAGTCATTGCGGGGCCTCGTTGGCAGCCACGGTCTTGCCGTGGTGCGCCTTCTCCATGGCGTCCTTCAGTTCCTTGGGCATGTAGGTTTCATCGTGCTTGGCCAGCACTTCGGTGGCCACGAAATGACCGTCAGCCATGTGTCCCGTGGCGATCACCGACTGGTTGTCGCGGAACAGGTCCGGAAGGATGCCGGTGTACTCGACCGGCATCGCGCCGTCGGCGTCGATGACGGTGAAGCCGACCTTGAGCGACTCGCCCGAGCGCTCGATCGAGCCTGCCTTGACCATGCCCCCAAGGCGGAAGGTCTTGTACGCCTCGGCCTGGCCGGCGCGCACCTGGCTCGGGGTAAACAGGTAGTTCATGTTCTGCTGCAGGGCGAACACGGTCAGCCCCACCGCCACCACGGCGGCGGCGAGCACGAGCAGGACGATGATCAGGCGGCGTTTGCGGGTCGGGTTCATGGATTCACGGCGGGCGAGGCGGCGCGTTGCTGGCGCGCCGTTTGACGCGCCAGTCGGGCGCGAAGTTCACGCAAGTTGCGGCGGCGGCGCAGCAGCGGGGAAATGAAATCGGCCAGCAGCACGATGAAAAACACGGCATAAGCCGGCCACACGTATGCGGCGTAACCGCCCATGGCGAGGAACTGGCTCATGCCTGTTCTCCCGAGGCCTGTCCGCCGGTGGCGATCCTGCGCACCCAGTCCTTGCCGCCTTCGAGCTCCAGCAGGTCCGCGCGCACGCGTCCGAACAGGCTGGCCACGTAGTACAGCTTGGTCGCCAGCATCATGGTCAGCAGCGGCCACAACATGTCCATGCTGATCTTGGAGGGGCCAAGGATGCGTACGGTCGAGCCCTGGTGCAGCGTGTTCCACCAGTTCACCGAGAAGTGCACGATCGGCACGTTGATGATGCCGATGATGGCCAGGAACGCGGCGGCCCGGGCGCCTTGCCGGCGGTCCTCGAAGGCGTGGTACAGCCCGATCACGCCCAGGTACAGGAACAGCAGCACCAGCTCGGAGGTCAGTCGTGCGTCCCAGGTCCACCAGGTGCCCCACATCGGCTTGCCCCACAGCGAACCGGTAACCAGGGTGATGAAGGTGAACGCTGCGCCGATCGGCGCCGATTCCATGGCCACCGCTTCGGCCAGCTTGATGCGCCAGACCAGGGCGATGAACGAAGCCACCGCCATCACGCCATAGATGAACAGCCCCATCCACGCGCTGGGCACGTGGATGAAGATGATCCGGTAGGCGTCGCCCTGCTGGTAATCAGCGGGCGCCAACACCAGTCCGCCGTACAGGCCGATCGCGCCGGCGATCAGCGCCAGCGCCAGGAACCATGGCCGCAGCGTGCCGGCGAAGCGGTAGAAGATCGGCGGCGAGCCGAGCTTGTGCAGCCAGAGGGGAATCCACTTGGACATGGTGTCAGGCGTCCAAAGCAATGCGAAGGGCGGCGGCGCAGGCGAGCGGTGCAAGCACCAGGGCCAGGGCGAGCGCCGCACCGAGCCAGGCGATCGGGGCAACCCAAGGTAACCCCTGTTGGGCGGCCGCGACCGCACCTGCGGCAAAGATGACCACCGGCACGCAGAGTGGCAGCAGCATCAGGGCGAGCAGCATACCAGAGCGCCGCGTTCCGGCCGTCAGCGCGACCAGCACCGCGCCCAGCAGGCTGAGCATCGGCGTGGCCAGCAGCAACGCCAGCATGAGTACGCCCATCACCGGCACGGGCAGGTGCAGCATGCCGGCCAGCAGCGGTGCGATCACGATCAGCGGAAGCGCGGTGGTGAGCCAGTGGGCGAGAATCTTCATCGCCAGCATCATCGCCAGCGGCTGGGGTGCAAGCACCAGTTGCTCCAGCGAACCGTCCTCGATGTCGCTGCGGAACATGGCATCGAGCGCCAGCAGCATGGCCAGCAGCACGGTGACCAGCACTACACCGCCGGCGATGCGCTGAAGCAGGGCATCCTCCGGCCCGAGCGCGAACGGAAAGAGCGTGGCCACGATCAACGCGTACAGCACCGGCATGGCTATGTCGCCACGGCGGCGCCAGGCGAGCGTGAGGTCTCGCCGCAGCACGGCCGCGCAGGCGACCGCAAGCGAGGCCCGGCTCATGCAGGCAGCTCCGGTGTCGGTGACGAACCAACCATCTCAAACATGCATGCGGATCCGCTTCGGTTCGCCGCCGTGGAAGCTCACCGCGCCGTGGCTGGTGACGAGCGCCGCGCCGCCCTCGGCGATGTGCGTTTCCAGCAGCCGGTTGACCAGCGCGATGCCTGCGCGGTCCAGGTTCGCGTACGGCTCGTCCAGCAACCACAGGGCCGCCGGCAGCAGCAACAACCGCGCCAGTGCGGCGCGCTTCTTCTGGCCCGCGGACAAGCGACGTACGGGTTCGTCCTCGTAGCCGGCCAGGCCGACCTCGCCCAGCACGGACGCCGCGCTGCGGCCCTCGCGCGTGCCATGCAGGCCGGCGACGATGTGCAGGTTCTCGCGCGGGCTCATGTCCATCTTCAGGCCGAGCTGATGGCCCAGGAACAGCACCTCGCTCGCGCAGGCGTCGCGGCTCCAGCGCTGTCCGCGCCACTGAAGTTCGCCCTCGCCGATGTGCAGCAGGCCGGCCAGCAGGCGCAGCAGGGTGGTCTTGCCGCTCCCGTTGTCGCCTTCGACCAGCGCCAGTTCGCCTGCGTGCAGGGCGAAATCCAGCGGGCCGAACACCGGCTCGTCGGCGCGCAGAAAGGACAGGCCCCGCGCTTGCAGCAGCGGGATGGCGTGGGCGGAGGTCATCCCGGGGATTGTCCGCAAT
Protein-coding regions in this window:
- the metX gene encoding homoserine O-acetyltransferase MetX, which gives rise to MTTHAPDARRHHALPSPFAMKRGGQLQGARVAYETWGQLRQNRDNAVLILTGLSPSAHAASNADDPTPGWWEEMLGPGKAIDTDRWFVICVNSLGSDKGSTCPASIDPATGEPYRLRFPELALEDVANAAFDLVRNGLGIEQLACLIGCSMGGMGALAYMVLHPDSVRAHISVDTAPQAQPFAIAIRSLQREAIRLDPQWNGGDYDIHDSDGGRYPEMGMSIARKLGVITYRSAMEWNGRFARIRLDPEKREEEPFGFEFQVESYLQGHAQRFVRSFDPNSYLYLSRASDWFDIGEYGGGDIMEGLKRIRIERALVIGVSTDILFPLEQQEQIATGLSAAGAQVEFVALDSPQGHDAFLVDIPNYSRAIGGFLARV
- a CDS encoding tetratricopeptide repeat protein — protein: MKLAFYLIAAAMIAAALALLLWPLVRHGRRQGRPGGLFAVVLAVAFVVPLAAGGIYLLVGTPVALDGVAAQPSMDIDQAVTELRDHLKQQPGDLQGWMLLAQTEAALHQNAQAREAYDQALRLDPKNGAAMVGWAEADSMVRDDHRIEGRALDLLKQAVQSDPANQRGLWLLGISQFQHEDYAASAATWRRLQPLLEPGSNVAKAVTEQIAVAEARAGGKPASATNVEGPRLTVKVQLAPALRDKLKPGAALFVYARAERGPPMPLAVARLEASQLPTTVTLTDAMAMAPQLKLSSADKVLVGARISASGQAIAQAGDLEGDAGVVAVDQTGPIRIVIDKVHP
- a CDS encoding cytochrome c-type biogenesis protein — protein: MSVLLPCRSALGRGRAACGPRPGALLQLLFALFIAFSGMANAQAIDPLPFKDHAQEIRFQNLTRQLRCLVCQNENLADSNADLARDLRHEVFGLMQQGKTDDQIKQYLVDRYSDFVLYDPPVKPSTWLLWFGPALFLLMGGAVVLMTIRKRGRATRIDSRLVDNATIEQGDDW
- a CDS encoding DsbE family thiol:disulfide interchange protein — translated: MSRSLPLIGFLMLVGLFGFGIWWNTRHDPREVPSPLIGKPAPEFVLPLLDDPARTVSKASMLGKPYLVNVFASWCIACGEEHPVLMAEGRTLGVPLVGYDYKDAPEDAKAWLAQHGNPYDMVIADQPGRTAIDFGVYGAPESFLIDARGTIRYKHIGPFTPEVIERELKPLIAQLKQEAP
- a CDS encoding heme lyase CcmF/NrfE family subunit, whose amino-acid sequence is MTPELGQLALILAMLLALAQGVLPLVGAWRGNRALMATARPAAAGQAVFVALAFGLLVWAFLTFDFSVQYVADNSNLALPWYYRIAAVWGAHEGSMLLWVLILNVWTVALAAFSRQLPEEFLARVLGVLGIVAVGFLAFIVFTSNPFARLLPMPPDGGDLNPVLQDPGMTFHPPVLYMGYVGFSVAFAFSIAALLGGSLEQGWVRWARPWTNAAWAFLTCGIVAGSWWAYAELGWGGWWFWDPVENASFMPWLVGVALIHAQAVTEKRGSLRAWTILLSIFAFSLSLLGTFLVRSGVLTSVHAFASDPRRGLYILAFLAIVIGGSLLLYAVRAPKVAGGKSFALLSRETVILIANLMFTVAAAMVLLGTLFPLIGDALHLGKISVGPPYFGFLFPLLMLPVVLLLPFGPFLRWGKSEAGPLKSVLLRVTIAAVACAIVAAFFVQGQAKAIAGVAAAVWCGVGTLLYVYKRWREMPRGRRYPAEMAGMLLAHFGLGVFLVGVLLSESLSVTRDVRMAPGDTQTVGAYTFRFDGVDATRGPNWHAEQGTVTVMRDGKTIDVMHPQKRTYPRGQVQTESAIDPGVTRDLYVALGEPMDPNKLEGAWALRLYAKPFVRWIWAGGLFMMLGGFVAGADKRFRARRSAAKVPAEPVLPVEESRA
- the ccmE gene encoding cytochrome c maturation protein CcmE, with the protein product MNPTRKRRLIIVLLVLAAAVVAVGLTVFALQQNMNYLFTPSQVRAGQAEAYKTFRLGGMVKAGSIERSGESLKVGFTVIDADGAMPVEYTGILPDLFRDNQSVIATGHMADGHFVATEVLAKHDETYMPKELKDAMEKAHHGKTVAANEAPQ
- the ccmD gene encoding heme exporter protein CcmD, which encodes MSQFLAMGGYAAYVWPAYAVFFIVLLADFISPLLRRRRNLRELRARLARQTARQQRAASPAVNP
- a CDS encoding heme ABC transporter permease translates to MSKWIPLWLHKLGSPPIFYRFAGTLRPWFLALALIAGAIGLYGGLVLAPADYQQGDAYRIIFIHVPSAWMGLFIYGVMAVASFIALVWRIKLAEAVAMESAPIGAAFTFITLVTGSLWGKPMWGTWWTWDARLTSELVLLFLYLGVIGLYHAFEDRRQGARAAAFLAIIGIINVPIVHFSVNWWNTLHQGSTVRILGPSKISMDMLWPLLTMMLATKLYYVASLFGRVRADLLELEGGKDWVRRIATGGQASGEQA
- the ccmB gene encoding heme exporter protein CcmB; protein product: MSRASLAVACAAVLRRDLTLAWRRRGDIAMPVLYALIVATLFPFALGPEDALLQRIAGGVVLVTVLLAMLLALDAMFRSDIEDGSLEQLVLAPQPLAMMLAMKILAHWLTTALPLIVIAPLLAGMLHLPVPVMGVLMLALLLATPMLSLLGAVLVALTAGTRRSGMLLALMLLPLCVPVVIFAAGAVAAAQQGLPWVAPIAWLGAALALALVLAPLACAAALRIALDA
- the ccmA gene encoding cytochrome c biogenesis heme-transporting ATPase CcmA, translated to MTSAHAIPLLQARGLSFLRADEPVFGPLDFALHAGELALVEGDNGSGKTTLLRLLAGLLHIGEGELQWRGQRWSRDACASEVLFLGHQLGLKMDMSPRENLHIVAGLHGTREGRSAASVLGEVGLAGYEDEPVRRLSAGQKKRAALARLLLLPAALWLLDEPYANLDRAGIALVNRLLETHIAEGGAALVTSHGAVSFHGGEPKRIRMHV